From the genome of Streptomyces sp. S4.7:
CGGATCGCGCCGGCATCCCTACGGGACCGGACGACCAGCGCGAGCGTGTCACCCGCGCCGATGTACATATACCTGGCATGCGCACGGTTCAGGGCGATGCCTAGACGCCCCCCACACACAGGACTGAGGCGCGGACTCCGACACCCGCGCATCCGACAGACCCACCGCGCGCCGACGGGGCCGTGCGGGCGCGCACTACAGTGCGGGACATGGCCAAGAAGCTCGTGATCAAGGTAACCGCCGGCGCCGACGCCCCCGAGCGCTGCTCCCAGGCATTCACCGTGGCGGCGGTCGCCGTGGCCAGTGGTGTGGAGGTCTCCCTCTGGCTGACCGGCGAGTCCGCGTGGTTCGCCCTGCCGGGCCGGGCCGCCGAGTTCGAGCTGTCGCACGCCGCGCCGCTGCCGGACCTGATCGAGTCGGTCCAGTCGGCGGGCCGGATCACGCTCTGCACGCAGTGCGCCGCGCGGCGCGGGATCGCGGAGGAGGACGTGCTGGAGGGCGTACGGATCGCGGGTGCCCAGGTCTTCGTCAGCGAGGCGATGGCGGACGACGCGCAGGCGCTCGTGTACTGACCGGCCCGCGCCGTCCCCGTGCGCCCGCTACCGGGATCCGTGCGGTGTCATTTGCGCGGCTTCTTCCTGCCGTCCAGTTCCTCCCACCACTCGTCGGACTTCGGGTCGCCCGACGGGTCGTCCCACCAGCGGTCGTCGGGGCCGCGCGCGTTCGCGATCATCGCCGCGACCGGGGGGATGACCATCGCCACCACGCACATGCCGATCGCCACCGGCACCGACCACAGGCGCACGAAAGCCCAGGCGCTGACGAAGAGGGCGATGCATCCGCCCATCAGCACGAAGTAACGGCGACGACGTCGCGTGTACATACACCGAGCTTACGACTGGCACGGAGGACCGCACCCCGTATCAGGAAGCGTCCAGCCCCCTGGGGTGCGGCCCTCCGGCCGGTCGTGTCCCGCTCGGCCCGGCCGCGGCCGTCGGGCCGCGGCACCGGCCTCAGACCGCGATGGCCACCTCGGCCAGCCCACCGGTCCTGGCGACGACCGTACGGTCCGCCGTGGCGCCCGGCACGAGCGCGCGCAGGGTCCACGTGCCCTCGGCCGCGTAGAAGCGGAACTGTCCGGTCGCCGAGGTCGGAACCTCCGCGGTGAATTCTCCGGTCGAGTCCAGCAGGCGTACGTAGCCGGTGACGGGCTCGCCGTCACGGGTCACGGAACCCTGGATGGTGGTCTCACCGGGCTTGATCGACGAGGCGTCCGGGCCGCCGGCCTTCGCTCCGCACATATGGGATCTGTCCTCCGGGTCAGGCAGGTGGTCTCGCGGGACGGTGGTCGCGCGGGCTGGACTACTTGGCGGCGCCGAGCTCGATCGGCACGCCGACGAGGGAGCCGTACTCGGTCCACGAGCCGTCGTAGTTCTTGACGTTCTCCTGGCCCAGCAACTCGTGCAGGACGAACCAGGTGAGCGCCGAGCGCTCACCGATGCGGCAGTAGGCGATGGTGTCCTTCGCCAGGTCGACCTGCTCCTCCTCGTAGAGGGCCTTGAGCTCGTCGTCCGACTTGAAGGTGCCGTCGTCGTTGGCGTTCTTCGACCACGGGATGTTGCGGGCGCTCGGCACGTGGCCGGGGCGCTGCGACTGCTCCTGCGGGAGGTGCGCGGGGGCGAGCAGCTTGCCGCTGAACTCGTCGGGCGAGCGCACGTCGACCAGGTTCAGGCTGCCGATCGCGGCGACGACGTCGTCACGGAAGGCGCGGATGGACGTGTCCTGGGCCTTGGCCTTGTACTGCGTGGCCGCGCGCTCGGGCACCGCGTCGACCAGGTCGCGCGAGTCCAGCTCCCACTTCTTGCGGCCGCCGTCGAGGAGCTTGACGCCCTCGTGGCCGTAGAGCTTGAAGTACCAGTAGGCGTAGGACGCGAACCAGTTGTTGTTGCCGCCGTAGAGAATCACGAGGTCGTCGTTGCCGATGCCCTTCGCGGACAGGAGCTTCTCGAAGCCCTCCTGGTCGACGAAGTCGCGGCGCACCGGGTCCTGGAGGTCCTGCTTCCAGTCGATGCGCACGGCGTTACGGATGTGGTTCTTCTCGTACGCCGAGGTGTCCTCGTCGACCTCGACGATGACGACCTTCGGGTCGTCGATGTGGGCCTCGACCCAGTCGGCGTCAACCAGGACGTCGCTGCGGCTCATGTGTTCTCCTCCGGGGCAGTGTGCGGCGGGTGGTGCGGGCGGCGGCGCCTTCCGGGCACGGAGGCGCGGCGGGCTGCGGACGGCACGGGGTGGCCCTGACGTGGTCGAAGGGCCGGGGAGAGGTGGCGGGACGGACGTGTCCCGCTCAGGCGGTGCGACAGAGCATGGCGGCGACGCGGCACAGGTCGACTGCCCGCCGCTTCGTGAGGTTCGCCTGTCCCCGCTGCTGGAGACCGCTGATGAAGCACTGCATGCGTCCGATCGTAGGGACGGATACGGTGCGATGTCACCGGTGTGTCGAATTGTGAGACGGGATCGTCCGAGATGTGGGACCAATGGGCGTTCCCAGCGGCCCTGAAGCGATTCCCGGGGCTCTCGTACCGCTGTTCCATCTACGGGATGGACATCCGCGTCTCACGATACGGCGGACGGTGGAATCCGCCCGCCCGGCCCGCCCCGCCCCGGCGGCGCGGCCGTCGTGGGGCCGCCGTGCGGCCGTCAGCCCGTGAGGTCCACGTCCTGGCCCGTGCCCGAGAACCGCAGACCGTCCTCCGTCGCCGTGACCTTGTCGAGCTTGATGGTCGACGGCAGCCCGTCGATCGTCAGGTCGTAGTCGACGACCTCCTTCAGCTTGTCCCCGACACCCGGCACCGGCAGGGTCGGCAGGTCCTCCGCGCGCAGCCGGACCTTGTCGCCGCCCTCCAGCGAGACGGTGCTGTACGCCGTGAAGTCGTCCCGCAGCAGCCCCTTGAAGGCGTCCGGGACGTCGATGCCCGCGCCCTCCACCAGATCGCCCAGCGGCCCCGAGACCTTGACCTGCCCCTTCGCCGCCCGCTCCGGCCCGGCGTAGCCGACCGTCGCGCCCTTCGGCGCGGACTTGGTGAGGTCCTCGTACGAGATCAGCGCCGAGCCCTCCGCGCTGCCCGCGACCGCCGACGAGAACGTGCTGTTGACCTTCACGTCGCGCAGCTCGGCCTTCACCTCGGTCACCTCGACCTCGCGGCCCTCGGTGGTGGCGGTGATCCCGCCGATGCTGACCTCGATCTCGTCCAGCTTCGAGTTCGCCACCTGGGTGAGGAAGGGGAAGCCCTTGATGGAGACGTCGGGTTCGTCGGCCAGGCCCTGGCTGCTCTTGATCTTGCTCGCCGCCTCGGTCTCGGCGAAGTACACCGCGGCCCGGTCGGCGGCGACGAACAGCCCGCCGAAGATCACGACGAAGATCAGCAGAATTCGCAGTGCGCGCATTGCTCGGTGTCCCCCACCCTGGTCGGCCCAGCCCCCGTGACGCCGTGAGCCTAATGGGTCGACGTCCGCAGCGGCGGTTCGGTTCCTGGGGCGGGCTGTCCTCAGCCGCCGGACGGGCTCAGAGGGCCCGCCCCAGCAGGTAGATCGCGGGGACCGCGACCGTCAGCGGCAACGCCACCCCGGCCGTCATGTGCACGAAGCGCGAGGGGTAGTCGTAGCTGGCCACCCGCAGACCGATCAGCGCGCACACCCCGGCCCCGAGGCCGAGCAGCGCGCCCTGGCCGCCGATGTCCGTCAGCACGCCCGCCGCGACACCGGCACCCGCGCCGGCCGCGAGCGCGACCACGATCGAGACGACGCCCGGCAGCGGGAGCGCGCGGGCGACGGTCGCGGCGGCCACGGCGACGGCGCCCACCGTCACGGCGTCCGGCACGGCCGCGAGGTTCCCGGTGGCGATGATGGCGAGCGCGGCGGAGGCCACGGTGGCCATCAGGCCCTGCATCCGCTCGTCGGCGCCCGCGTAGCTGCGCAGTTGCAGGACGACCGTGAGCAGCACCCACGCACCGAGCGTGCCGAGGATCGCGGCCAGGGCGTGGTCGTCACCGACGGCGAGGACCGCGACATCGGCGACGAGCGCGCCGGCGAAGGCGAGCGCGATGCCCTGACGGGCGGGCCACATGCCGTTGAGCCGGAACCAGCCCGCGGCGGTGACCGCCTGGAGGATGACGAGCGGGACGACCAGGGCCCACGGGCCGACGGCCGCGCCGCCCGCGAGCAGCAGGGCGAGTACGGCGGTCAGCCCCGCGGGCTGGATACCGGGCGGGATGATCGGCGACCGGCCCTCGGCGCGGGCGCGCTGGGCGTCGGTGATGCGGGCGTTGCCCATGGTGGTGGGCGAGCTGTAGCTGTCGGCGGCCGGGACCGAGGCAGCGGCGGCGGGGACGGGAGCGGGTGCGGCCGGCACCCCGTACGGCTGCTGTCCGGGGGTCGGGACCTCCGGGGGCAGCGGGTACCCGCCCGACTGCTGCGGCAGATACGCGGTGTCGGCGGCGGCCGGCTGGGGGTGGGGCCGGGACTGCGGCTGCTGGTACTGCGGCTGGTACTGCGTGTCCCAGGTCTGGCCCTCCCAGGTCTGCGCGTCCTGCCCGTTGTCGGACGGTTCCTGGTACGGCTGCTGCTGGTAGTGCTGCTGCTGCGGTGCCTGCTGCTGATACGGCTGCTGGTACGGCTCGGACGGCCCGTCCGGTCGCGGTACGCCGTACTGCTGCTGCCCGTACTGCTCGGAGTCGTAATTCCCCCCGTAGCCCTGCTGTCCGTAGCCCTGCTGTCCGTTGTACCGGCCCTGCCCGTCGTAACGGCCCTGCCCGTCGTACTGGTCGTCGCTCATGCTCGGCTGCTCACCCTCCTGCGAACGGCGGGAGCACTTCGACCGTGCCGCCCTCGGCAAGCCGTACGGTCTCATGCCCACGGGTGCCGACGGGGTCACCGTCGACGAGGAACGAACACCTCTGGAGCACCCGGACCAGCTCACCGGGGTACTTGTCGCGCACGGCGTCCAGCGCCTGGGCCAGGGTGTCCGCCGCGTAGGGCTCCTCGGCGACGCCCGCCGCCGCCTTGGCCGCGGCCCAGAAGCGGATGGTCCCCGCTGCCATGGCGCACTCCTCCATCTATTTCTCGGCAATTTTCCCGTCGGATTCCGTCGGCCCTCCATGATGGCCGATCCCCAGCCCTGCCACGGCATCCGCCGCCTCGGGAGAGGGCCCGGAAAGAGATGACCCGCTGTCTTCGCCCTCTGACACTGAGCACATGTGGGTTATTCTGCTCCGGAAGAGGATCCGGGCAATGTAGCCCCCGGGTCCTTTTGCGCTTTCCGACCCGGAGCGCGGGACGGAAGGCGATGCCACATACGCCCCCACGCTTCAGGGTGTGGGAGGTGCCCCCTTGCAGGGACCGAGGAGGAACCGACGTAATGGGCGAGCCAATGACGCAGACGCACGACGTATGTCCGACCCGGGCAGGTGGGCGGCGATGAGCTCTCTGCTGCTGCTCACGAACGCCCTCCAGCCGTCGACGGAGGTGCTGCCCGCCCTCGGCCTGCTTCTGCACCACGTACGGGTGGCCCCGGCCGAGGGACCGGCCCTGGTCGACACCCCCGGGGCGGACGTCATCCTGATCGACGGCCGGCGCGACCTGCCCCAGGTGCGGTCGCTCTGCCAGCTGCTGCGCTCCACCGGACCCGGCTGCCCGCTGGTCCTCGTGGTGACCGAGGGCGGCCTCGCCGCCGTCACCGCCGACTGGGGCATCGACGACGTCCTGCTCGACACCGCGGGCCCGGCCGAGGTCGAGGCGCGGCTGCGGCTGGCCACCGGACGCCAGCAGATCTCGACCGACGACTCCCCGATGGAGATCCGCAACGGTGATCTCTCGGTGGACGAGGCGACCTACAGCGCGAAGCTGAAGGGGCGGGTCCTGGACCTGACCTTCAAGGAGTTCGAGCTGATCAAGTACCTGGCGCAGCACCCCGGCCGGGTCTTCACCCGCGCCCAGCTCCTCCAGGAGGTGTGGGGCTACGACTACTTCGGCGGTACGCGGACGGTCGACGTGCACGTACGGCGGCTGCGCGCGAAGCTCGGCCCCGAGCACGAGTCGCTGATCGGCACGGTCCGCAACGTCGGATACCGCTTCGTCACGCCGGAGAAGGTCGAGCGCGCGGCGGAGGAGGCGAAAGCCATCGCCGAGGCGGCCGCGAAGGCGAAGGCCTCCGGGCCCGCGGACGGTGCCGCCGACGACACCACGCACACGGCCGACACGTCCGAGGTGCGAGAAGGCGCCGTACGGCCTGCCGGGAGGTAGGTCACCACGCGTAGACTGCCGCGCGTGGCCAAGGTGACGCGGGACGACGTGGCACGACTGGCGGGGACTTCGACCGCGGTCGTCAGTTATGTCATCAACAACGGACCGAGGCCGGTCGCCCCGGCCACGCGCGAGCGTGTACTCGCCGCGATCAAGGAGCTGGGCTACCGGCCCGACCGGGTCGCGCAGGCGATGGCGTCGCGGCGCACCGACCTCATAGGGGTCGTCGTGCCCGACGCGCGGCAGCCGTTCTTCGCGGAGATGGCGCACGCGGTCGAACAGGCCGCCGCCGAGCGGGGAAAGATGGTGCTCGTCGGCAACTCCGACTACCGCAACGAGCGCGAGGTCCACTATCTGCGGGCCTTCCTCGGTATGCGGGTGTCCGGGCTGATCCTGGTCAGCCAGGGCCCGAGCGAGCGCGCCGCCGCGGAGATAGAGGCGTGGGACGCCCGCGTCGTACTGCTGCACGAGCGGCCCGAGGGCATCGACGACGTCGCCGTCGTCACCGACGACATCGGCGGCGCTCAGCTCGCCACCCGGCATCTGCTGGAGCACGGTCATCCGTACGTGGCGTGCCTCGGCGGCGTGGAGTCGACGCCGGTCGTCGGTGACCCGGTGACCGACCACGTCGAGGGCTGGCGGCGGGCGATGCGGGAGGCCGGTCTGTCGACGGAGGGCCGGCTCTTCAAGGCGCTCTACAACCGGTACGACGCCTACAACGTCGCGCTGAAGCTGCTGGCCGGGCCCGACCGGCCGCCGGCGATCTTCTGCTCCACCGACGACCAGGCGATCGGTGTGCTGCGGGCGGCGCGTGAGCTGCGGATCGACGTGCCGGCCGAGCTGGCGGTGGCCGGCTTCGACGACGTCAAGGAGGCGGGGCTCACGGACCCGCCGCTGACAACGGTGTCCTCGGACCGGCCGGCGATGGCGCGGGCCGCGGTGGACCTGGTGCTGGACGACGGGCTGCGGGTGGCGGGGTCGCGCAGGGAACGGGTCAAGCAGTTCCCGTCGGCGCTGATCGTACGACGCTCGTGCGGCTGCTTCTGAGCCCGCTCGCCCGGGTCACTGCGGGGTGAACTCGTACCGCAACTCGTAGAGATGGCCCGCCTTGGCCATCACGGTGACCTCGATGGGACGCTCGTCGGCGCCGTACACCACGCGCAGTGTGCGCAACACGGGCAGGGCGCCGGGCAGTTGGAGTGCTTCGTACTGCTCCTGTGTCGGTATGCGCGCGGAGACATGATCGACGCTGAGCCGGGGCGGGTGGCCGAGTGCCGTCAGCAGGGTGGGAGTTCCACCCTTGATCCGGCGCTGTTCGGCCAGCGGGGTGTCGCGGGCGATGTCCGGTGGGTAGTAGGCGTGCACCAACTCCACCGGATCGCCGTCGAGCGTGAGTACCTGGTGTCGGAGGACCGCGGTTCCGTCGGCGGGCAGACGCAGGGCCGCCGCGACGTCTGCCGGTGCCGTCACCTCCGTAACGGCGAGGAGTGTGCTCCGGGCCTCGCCGCCGCGCTTCGCGGTCTCGGCGAGCCAGGGGTAGGGGTCGTCGCCGGTCGCAGCCGGGGCCATGGAGGAGGCGGGGCGTACGGTCAGCTGCCGGTGCTCCCGTACGGTCACGGAAGCGCCCGCGCGGCCGACAACCAGCCGCTCGCTCTTGAGGAGTTGCAGCGCCTTCTGCACCGTGGCGTTCGAGGCGTCGAATCTCTCCTTGAGCCGCGCGGTGGACGGCAGGCTGGCGCCGGGAGCGAGATCCCCGGTCATGATCTCGTCACGCAGATCGGCGGCGATGCGCTCGTGGAGCGAGCGCCGGTCGAACCCGTTCTCGTCGCTGCGCGGCACGGTCGTCATCCGATCCCGATCTCGTAGCGCAGCCGCTGCCGGTGCGCGGGCATGGTCATCACATCGGCCTGGATGGGCCAGTCGGCACCGTCGAAGGTGACCCGGACCAGCCGGAGCACCGGCTCGCCAGGCTCGGTACGGAGCATTTCGCGCTCCTCCTCGCCGGGCATCCGGGCGGTCACGTCTTCCTGGACGCGTACGCCGATGTGCCCCAGTTCGGCGAGGAGGGTGACAGCGCCGCCGGGGATCTTCGCCGTCCCGGCGAGACGCGTGCCGCGCGCGAGGGATGCGGGGTAGTACGTGTCCGTCAGCTCGCAGGGCACGTCCTCCAGGAGCATCACCCGCCTCCGCACGACGACGGCCTCGCCCGGCGTGACGCTCAACAGCTCCGCCACCTCGTCCGACGCGTCCACCTCGCCCGCACTGACGATCCGCTGCCCGCCCCGCCGCCCCCGGGCCGCCGACTCGGCACCCCACGCGTCGGGTTGGCCCTCGCGTCGCGGCGTCAGATACGGCATCGAGGTGCTGATCCAGGCGGCGGCGCTCATGACGTCCTCCTGTGCTGCTGACGGGATCTTGGCCTTACCGCTTTACACAGTAAGCGACTCAACTTCGCATCCCCCAGCAACAAGCTTGCCGCTTTTCGTGAATAGCAGTACGGCTCTCGCGATCGTACATCGCACGACCAGGCGGAGGTGCCGCGCGATCAGCGCACGGTCGCCGCCTTGAAGGGGAGTGGAAGAATGGACGGAATCCTTGCCCGTCTCTTCGGGCCGCCGACGCGCGGCGTATCGCCGCCACCGCCCACCCCGGAGCATCGGCCACTGGGCACGATCCCCCTCAGCCGGGTTCCCGCCGAGTTCGAGCGGTGGGAGCGATCAGAGAACCGGCTGCGCCGACGCCGGAGGCGGGAGTCCTGGCTCGCCTCGTACGGGCCGGGAACCCGGCAGCACGCAGCCCGTGGCGCGGAGGTCGGCTGATGGGGTGCGAAGGCGCGGTGGTGCTGCGGTGGCGACGGCATCCGAGTTCCGTGGGATCGGCGCGGCTCGAGTTGCGCAAGGCGCTGGCCGGGTGGGGGCTGTCAGCACTGGAGGACTCGGCGGTTCTGGTGCTGTCGGAGTTGGTCACCAACGCGGTGCTGCACGCGCGTGTGCCGCCGGACCGGGAAATCGAGACGCGCTTTCTGCCGACGGGGCTCCCGGACCCCGACGGCCTGCGGATCGAGGTGCACGACGCGTCCGACCTGCGGCCGCACCCGCGCACGGGGGCGCCGGACGCGTGCGACGGACGCGGCCTCCTTATCGTGGACGCGCTGGCCGACGCGTGGGGCGTCGCCGACCGGGTGGGCGTCGGCAAGCTCGTGTGGGCGCTGTGGCAACCCGCCTGTGGCGCCGAGGACCGTGACCGCAGTGACTGACCGGCCGCTCCGCTCGCCGTGGGCACTCTTGCGGATACGAGTCGCCCGAAGCGGTGGCAACTGCCCGTGGGGATGCTGCACGCTCAACGACAGCCCCCGGGGACTCCGCTTCACGGAACGGTTCATCGCGTACCGGCGGGAGACGACGGACGCACCGCCCCGGTAGCTTCCCGGCCGTCTTTATATGGGACATACAAGGTTCTGTCGGGCTTCTCAGAGCGTCTTCAGACTGCTCTCATCCAGCAGGCGGATTGTCGAAGACATGACCGACAACTACCGCCGCAGCGGCGACGAAGACGTGAACCAGCAGCAGGACACCGGCAGTGGCACCGTCAGCGGGCAGGCGTACCCGCCGCCGCCTCCGTACGAGCCCGCCGGGCAGCACGCGCACGGCGCCCCCGAGGCGCCGTACCCGCAGCACGCCCCCGAGGCGCCGTACGCCCACCACGCCCAGGCCGGCCACGCCACCTGGGGCTGGGGCGGCGCCGCCCCCGCGCACTCCCCGGGCCATGCCCGCCGCGCCCGACGACCCGTCGCGCTGCTCGCAGCCGCCGCGTTCGTCGCGGCCGTGGTCGGCGGTGGTACGGCCGCGCTGACCTCGGCGCTGGCGAACGACTCAGCCGGCACCGCCGCGAGCACCGTCACCGGTACGACCGTCTCGCAGAGCAGCAAGGGCACGGTCGCGGGTGTGGCGGCGGCCGTCTCACCCGCCATAGTGGAGATCCAGGCGCAGTCGAACGCCGGACAGTCCACCGGCTCCGGTGTGGTCATCACCGGTGACGGCGAGATCATCACCAACAACCACGTCATCGCGGGCGCTCAGACGGTGAAGGTGCAGCTCAGCACCGGCAAGA
Proteins encoded in this window:
- a CDS encoding DsrE family protein; this translates as MAKKLVIKVTAGADAPERCSQAFTVAAVAVASGVEVSLWLTGESAWFALPGRAAEFELSHAAPLPDLIESVQSAGRITLCTQCAARRGIAEEDVLEGVRIAGAQVFVSEAMADDAQALVY
- a CDS encoding DUF3099 domain-containing protein; its protein translation is MYTRRRRRYFVLMGGCIALFVSAWAFVRLWSVPVAIGMCVVAMVIPPVAAMIANARGPDDRWWDDPSGDPKSDEWWEELDGRKKPRK
- a CDS encoding DUF1416 domain-containing protein → MCGAKAGGPDASSIKPGETTIQGSVTRDGEPVTGYVRLLDSTGEFTAEVPTSATGQFRFYAAEGTWTLRALVPGATADRTVVARTGGLAEVAIAV
- a CDS encoding sulfurtransferase; the protein is MSRSDVLVDADWVEAHIDDPKVVIVEVDEDTSAYEKNHIRNAVRIDWKQDLQDPVRRDFVDQEGFEKLLSAKGIGNDDLVILYGGNNNWFASYAYWYFKLYGHEGVKLLDGGRKKWELDSRDLVDAVPERAATQYKAKAQDTSIRAFRDDVVAAIGSLNLVDVRSPDEFSGKLLAPAHLPQEQSQRPGHVPSARNIPWSKNANDDGTFKSDDELKALYEEEQVDLAKDTIAYCRIGERSALTWFVLHELLGQENVKNYDGSWTEYGSLVGVPIELGAAK
- a CDS encoding putative leader peptide; its protein translation is MQCFISGLQQRGQANLTKRRAVDLCRVAAMLCRTA
- a CDS encoding DUF2993 domain-containing protein produces the protein MRALRILLIFVVIFGGLFVAADRAAVYFAETEAASKIKSSQGLADEPDVSIKGFPFLTQVANSKLDEIEVSIGGITATTEGREVEVTEVKAELRDVKVNSTFSSAVAGSAEGSALISYEDLTKSAPKGATVGYAGPERAAKGQVKVSGPLGDLVEGAGIDVPDAFKGLLRDDFTAYSTVSLEGGDKVRLRAEDLPTLPVPGVGDKLKEVVDYDLTIDGLPSTIKLDKVTATEDGLRFSGTGQDVDLTG
- a CDS encoding MoaD/ThiS family protein, with product MAAGTIRFWAAAKAAAGVAEEPYAADTLAQALDAVRDKYPGELVRVLQRCSFLVDGDPVGTRGHETVRLAEGGTVEVLPPFAGG
- a CDS encoding response regulator transcription factor, which gives rise to MSSLLLLTNALQPSTEVLPALGLLLHHVRVAPAEGPALVDTPGADVILIDGRRDLPQVRSLCQLLRSTGPGCPLVLVVTEGGLAAVTADWGIDDVLLDTAGPAEVEARLRLATGRQQISTDDSPMEIRNGDLSVDEATYSAKLKGRVLDLTFKEFELIKYLAQHPGRVFTRAQLLQEVWGYDYFGGTRTVDVHVRRLRAKLGPEHESLIGTVRNVGYRFVTPEKVERAAEEAKAIAEAAAKAKASGPADGAADDTTHTADTSEVREGAVRPAGR
- a CDS encoding LacI family DNA-binding transcriptional regulator — encoded protein: MAKVTRDDVARLAGTSTAVVSYVINNGPRPVAPATRERVLAAIKELGYRPDRVAQAMASRRTDLIGVVVPDARQPFFAEMAHAVEQAAAERGKMVLVGNSDYRNEREVHYLRAFLGMRVSGLILVSQGPSERAAAEIEAWDARVVLLHERPEGIDDVAVVTDDIGGAQLATRHLLEHGHPYVACLGGVESTPVVGDPVTDHVEGWRRAMREAGLSTEGRLFKALYNRYDAYNVALKLLAGPDRPPAIFCSTDDQAIGVLRAARELRIDVPAELAVAGFDDVKEAGLTDPPLTTVSSDRPAMARAAVDLVLDDGLRVAGSRRERVKQFPSALIVRRSCGCF
- a CDS encoding GntR family transcriptional regulator yields the protein MTTVPRSDENGFDRRSLHERIAADLRDEIMTGDLAPGASLPSTARLKERFDASNATVQKALQLLKSERLVVGRAGASVTVREHRQLTVRPASSMAPAATGDDPYPWLAETAKRGGEARSTLLAVTEVTAPADVAAALRLPADGTAVLRHQVLTLDGDPVELVHAYYPPDIARDTPLAEQRRIKGGTPTLLTALGHPPRLSVDHVSARIPTQEQYEALQLPGALPVLRTLRVVYGADERPIEVTVMAKAGHLYELRYEFTPQ
- a CDS encoding UTRA domain-containing protein; protein product: MSAAAWISTSMPYLTPRREGQPDAWGAESAARGRRGGQRIVSAGEVDASDEVAELLSVTPGEAVVVRRRVMLLEDVPCELTDTYYPASLARGTRLAGTAKIPGGAVTLLAELGHIGVRVQEDVTARMPGEEEREMLRTEPGEPVLRLVRVTFDGADWPIQADVMTMPAHRQRLRYEIGIG
- a CDS encoding ATP-binding protein, translated to MGCEGAVVLRWRRHPSSVGSARLELRKALAGWGLSALEDSAVLVLSELVTNAVLHARVPPDREIETRFLPTGLPDPDGLRIEVHDASDLRPHPRTGAPDACDGRGLLIVDALADAWGVADRVGVGKLVWALWQPACGAEDRDRSD
- a CDS encoding trypsin-like peptidase domain-containing protein, whose product is MTDNYRRSGDEDVNQQQDTGSGTVSGQAYPPPPPYEPAGQHAHGAPEAPYPQHAPEAPYAHHAQAGHATWGWGGAAPAHSPGHARRARRPVALLAAAAFVAAVVGGGTAALTSALANDSAGTAASTVTGTTVSQSSKGTVAGVAAAVSPAIVEIQAQSNAGQSTGSGVVITGDGEIITNNHVIAGAQTVKVQLSTGKTYTADVVGTSPDKDLALIKLQGASGLKTAALGDSDSVKVGDEVVAIGSPEGLTGTVTSGIVSALDRDVTVSKDEGQGQQQQQGGGDGRWPFEFGGQQFNGDPGSSTTTYKAIQTDASLNPGNSGGALINMNGEIIGINSAMFSASGSNGGDSSSAGSVGLGFSIPVDTVKADLSALRAGNSD